Proteins from a genomic interval of Lolium perenne isolate Kyuss_39 chromosome 1, Kyuss_2.0, whole genome shotgun sequence:
- the LOC127318765 gene encoding uncharacterized protein, producing the protein MSCIKDVPTLRGDNYTEWVKKVELAFVCAEVDWVVVTPPPIKPADPVRDDTDTDDAWAKKQRDHAPVEMSYILENRKWQTANKKCIAFIKNTIENAIVGSITECTSAREYLEKIKNQFTGSSKTYATQLLKQLVTEKYSGGAHGIREHILRMSNMAAKLKPMDANLELKPALLVHLVMASLPQQFDNFVVNYNMNPEKWDVEKTIAMCVQEEDRLKAQNGGTINYVKDNKKRPFTPSKNGSPSKQYGKAPMQHHQKFQHRPLPVNKDQCLHCQKTGHYKKDCPAFLKELMAKKGIPFDEDYEKRRRMR; encoded by the exons ATGAgctgcatcaaggatgttcccACCCTTAGAGGGGATAACTACACAGAATGGGTGAAGAAGGTGGAACTCGCTTTCGTCTGTGCTGAGGTGGACTGGGTGGTTGTCACACCGCCGCCCATCAAGCCTGCTGACCCTGTCAGAGATGACACGGATACTGATGATGCATGGGCTAAAAAGCAAAGGGATCATGCTCCTGTGGAGATGTCCTACATCCTAGAGAACAGAAAGTGGCAGACTGCCAACAAAAAGTGCATTGCATTTATAAAGAATACAATTGAGAACGCCATCGTGGGCTCAATTACAGAGTGTACTTCTGCTAGGGAGTACTTAGAAAAGATAAAGAACCAGTTCACTGGTTCTTCAAAGACATATGCAACCCAGCTGTTGAAGCAGCTGGTGACAGAAAAGTACAGTGGAGGTGCACATGGCATCAGGGAGCACATCCTCAGGATGAGCAACATGGCTGCAAAGCTGAAGCCCATGGATGCTAACCTGGAGCTGAAGCCTGCACTCCTGGTTCACTTGGTGATGGCTTCATTGCCACAACAATTTGACAACTTTGTTGTCAATTACAACATGAACCCTGAGAAATGGGATGTTGAAAAGACCATTGCCATGTGTGTGCAAGAGGAGGACAGACTCAAGGCACAGAATGGAGGTACCATCAATTATGTGAAGGACAATAAGAAAAGGCCCTTCACACCAAGCAAAAATGGTTCCCCTTCAAAGCAATATGGTAAAGCCCCAATGCAGCATCATCAGAAGTTCCAGCATAGGCCATTGCCAGTAAACAAAGATCAGTGTCTTCACTGTCAGAAGACTGGGCACTACAAGAAAGACTGCCCTGCTTTTCTGAAAGAACTAATGGCAAAGAAAG GGATTCCATTCGACGAGGACTATGAAAAGAGGCGAAGGATGCGTTGA